Proteins encoded within one genomic window of Anopheles gambiae chromosome 3, idAnoGambNW_F1_1, whole genome shotgun sequence:
- the LOC133392915 gene encoding cytochrome c oxidase assembly factor 3, mitochondrial — translation MSASEGPSKVEFKIEESGRKLKKAEVDFMRLIEQQNLQRVQKLQRQRRNNKLTGIALGGTVLGIYLYSMLSVKQEKFLDDFEEPVKLEVENKAL, via the coding sequence ATGTCCGCCAGCGAGGGTCCGTCGAAGGTTGAGTTCAAAATCGAGGAATCGGGCCGCAAGCTGAAAAAGGCGGAGGTCGACTTTATGCGCCTGATCGAGCAGCAGAACCTGCAGCGTGTCCAGAAGTTGCAGCGCCAGCGACGCAATAACAAACTGACCGGCATCGCGCTCGGCGGCACCGTGCTCGGCATCTACCTCTACTCGATGCTGTCGGTGAAGCAGGAGAAATTCCTGGACGATTTCGAGGAACCGGTCAAGCTAGAGGTGGAAAACAAGGCGCTGTAA
- the LOC1280551 gene encoding dimethyladenosine transferase 1, mitochondrial encodes MSASTKISKALTSTGIRLPPLPTIRDLVKLYQLRAIKQLSQNFLMDERLTDKIVRAAGNIRDHYVLEVGPGPGGITRSIIRQNPRHLVVVEKDRRFMPTMEMLAEVAQPFMRMDIVQGDILDYRVAEAFPDCPPHDWMDRKRAPVHLIGNLPFAISTRLLINWLRDMSLRTGAWSYGRASLTLTFQKEVAERIVAPILSDQRCRLSVMNQIWSTPELRFMISGRAFVPKPEVDVGVVTIVPLQTPLTQVHFDTVEKVVRHIFSMRQKYCRRGVANLYPPAVREELTEQTFKRADVDPLARSFQLSVAECLRIVEAYDGLVRERPEIAAYDYRAPKVKGAAVEGDGQGESETDR; translated from the coding sequence atgTCCGCTTCGACGAAAATATCGAAAGCCCTAACCTCAACCGGCATCCGGCTGCCACCGTTGCCCACCATCCGCGATCTGGTCAAGCTGTACCAGCTGCGTGCCATCAAGCAGCTGTCCCAGAACTTCCTGATGGACGAGCGGCTCACCGACAAGATCGTGCGGGCCGCCGGTAACATACGTGACCATTACGTGCTCGAGGTTGGTCCGGGACCGGGCGGCATCACCCGCTCCATCATCCGGCAGAACCCCCGGcatctggtggtggtggagaagGACCGTCGCTTCATGCCCACGATGGAGATGCTGGCCGAGGTGGCGCAACCGTTCATGCGCATGGATATCGTGCAGGGCGACATACTGGACTACCGGGTGGCGGAGGCCTTTCCCGACTGCCCACCGCACGACTGGATGGACAGGAAGCGGGCACCGGTACATCTGATCGGCAATTTGCCCTTTGCCATCTCGACGCGGCTGCTCATCAACTGGCTGCGCGATATGAGCCTGCGGACGGGCGCTTGGTCGTACGGACGGGCCAGCCTAACGCTGACGTTTCAGAAGGAAGTGGCCGAGCGGATCGTCGCCCCGATACTGTCCGATCAGCGCTGCCGTCTGTCGGTGATGAATCAAATCTGGAGCACGCCGGAGCTACGCTTCATGATCTCGGGCCGTGCGTTCGTGCCGAAGCCGGAGGTAGACGTCGGCGTCGTGACGATTGTACCGCTTCAAACGCCCCTCACGCAGGTCCACTTCGACACGGTGGAAAAGGTCGTTAGGCATATATTTTCCATGCGGCAAAAGTATTGCCGTCGCGGTGTGGCCAACCTCTACCCGCCGGCAGTGCGCGAAGAGCTGACGGAGCAGACGTTCAAGCGGGCGGATGTAGATCCGCTGGCACGATCGTTTCAGCTTTCCGTTGCGGAGTGTTTGCGCATTGTCGAGGCGTACGACGGGTTGGTGCGGGAGCGTCCAGAAATTGCCGCGTACGATTATCGAGCGCCAAAGGTTAAGGGTGCTGCCGTTGAGGGTGATGGGCAGGGGGAGAGTGAAACGGACCGATGA